The Blastocatellia bacterium genome has a window encoding:
- a CDS encoding peptidyl-prolyl cis-trans isomerase — protein sequence MSSTKVKVALLVMGLLTLGGLLAQYRATTRGESVHLNAQQVELLINSMPEQQRNLYADPESRQRMLGMLQEAIIFGAEARRLGYTSRHEHIYQMGVQRDFLLSSAYRDRHREVTVKPEEVEAYFRQNPGAMDEFLRYNPQFGSRRQGIDQRLRQQLAEIRILAERARQEGLDRDPGVAMQLAYFPLYVLREALLKDLQAKVRVSDEEIEEFYHRHRSEFDQVRARHILFNTKPPLGSDGKSSPAPDPAAVRQKAEAVLKRAKAGEDFAQLAKEFSEDPSSKEQGGDLGFFGKGQMTPKFEEVAFSLSPGTISDIVETPFGLHIIKVEERRTAPLDQDLKGVIENRLRRRKHEEQLRQIRARHPVIVEGAKPPDEMNSNERPLRKR from the coding sequence ATGTCATCAACCAAGGTCAAAGTTGCCTTACTGGTCATGGGGTTGCTAACGCTCGGTGGGTTACTAGCCCAGTACCGGGCCACCACTCGAGGTGAGTCGGTACATCTCAATGCCCAACAGGTTGAGCTGCTCATCAATTCCATGCCTGAGCAGCAGCGCAACCTGTATGCGGACCCGGAATCACGCCAGCGCATGCTGGGGATGTTGCAAGAGGCGATCATCTTCGGCGCCGAAGCGCGACGCTTGGGGTATACCAGCCGGCATGAGCATATCTATCAAATGGGAGTCCAGCGGGATTTCCTATTGAGTTCAGCGTATCGGGATCGGCACAGAGAAGTGACGGTCAAGCCAGAAGAGGTCGAGGCATATTTTCGACAAAACCCCGGCGCGATGGATGAATTCCTCCGCTACAACCCACAGTTTGGCAGCCGACGGCAAGGCATTGACCAGCGGCTCAGGCAACAACTGGCCGAGATTCGCATCTTGGCGGAGCGGGCACGTCAGGAAGGATTGGATCGCGATCCGGGCGTGGCCATGCAACTTGCCTACTTCCCGCTCTACGTGTTGCGTGAAGCGTTGCTTAAGGACTTGCAAGCCAAAGTCAGGGTCAGTGATGAGGAGATCGAAGAATTTTATCACCGGCACAGAAGCGAATTCGATCAAGTTCGCGCCCGACACATTCTGTTCAACACCAAGCCGCCACTAGGCTCAGACGGCAAGTCGTCGCCAGCGCCCGATCCGGCTGCTGTGCGCCAGAAAGCCGAAGCTGTGCTCAAACGCGCCAAAGCCGGCGAGGATTTTGCTCAACTGGCAAAGGAATTTTCTGAAGACCCCAGCTCCAAAGAGCAGGGCGGCGATCTCGGCTTTTTCGGCAAAGGGCAGATGACGCCCAAGTTTGAGGAAGTCGCCTTCAGCTTGTCACCAGGGACTATCAGCGACATCGTTGAAACGCCGTTCGGGTTACATATCATCAAGGTGGAAGAACGTCGCACCGCGCCGCTAGACCAAGACCTCAAAGGCGTGATCGAGAATCGGCTTCGACGCCGCAAGCATGAAGAGCAGTTACGTCAGATTCGGGCGCGGCACCCGGTCATCGTCGAAGGAGCGAAGCCGCCTGATGAGATGAACTCGAACGAAAGACCGTTGCGAAAACGATAA
- the mce gene encoding methylmalonyl-CoA epimerase: MNIDHIGIAVRSLDESLKFYQDALGLHLHETEVVEEQKVRAALLPVGSSRIELLEATSDESPIAKFMAKRGEGIHHICFEVDDIEAHLERLKAAGARLIDETPRRGVGGHKIAFIHPTSAHGVLIELVEKVS; this comes from the coding sequence ATGAACATAGATCACATTGGCATTGCTGTTCGCTCATTGGATGAGTCGTTGAAGTTTTATCAGGATGCGCTAGGCTTGCACTTGCATGAGACCGAAGTTGTCGAAGAGCAAAAAGTGCGGGCAGCGCTCTTGCCGGTAGGCTCCTCGCGGATCGAGTTGTTGGAAGCCACCAGCGATGAGTCGCCGATTGCCAAGTTCATGGCTAAGCGCGGCGAGGGCATTCACCATATCTGCTTCGAGGTGGACGATATTGAGGCGCATCTGGAACGGTTGAAAGCGGCTGGCGCGCGCCTGATTGACGAAACGCCCAGACGCGGCGTCGGCGGCCATAAGATCGCATTTATTCATCCAACGAGCGCGCACGGCGTGCTCATCGAACTGGTCGAGAAAGTATCATGA